In Desulfobacterales bacterium, the following are encoded in one genomic region:
- a CDS encoding putative 4-mercaptohistidine N1-methyltransferase, with amino-acid sequence MNALSPAAIYETDSALAQYCDAHYGVPHFGTGNFSVRCVTHTLSFMTGRPMKRALDLGCAVGRASFELAKTFAFVTGLDFSARFIQIAVQLREKGVIHYALAEEGELFSYHEKRLSDLGLDSFAGRVEFFQADAINLNPQFTNYDLILAANLIDRLYDPGKLLATIHERLNPGGLLVLTSPYTWLEEFTRRDNWIGGFKKNGEPYTTLQGLRGLLQPHFKMLGTPKDIEFVIRETARKFQHTISQATLWERVL; translated from the coding sequence TTGAATGCCTTGTCGCCCGCAGCCATTTACGAAACCGATTCGGCGCTTGCCCAGTACTGTGATGCGCATTACGGTGTTCCCCATTTTGGCACGGGGAATTTTTCCGTCCGTTGCGTTACCCATACACTTTCCTTTATGACGGGCCGCCCCATGAAACGCGCGCTGGATCTGGGATGCGCCGTGGGACGGGCGAGTTTTGAGCTGGCCAAAACCTTTGCGTTCGTCACGGGGCTGGATTTTTCAGCGCGGTTTATTCAAATCGCGGTTCAGCTTCGGGAAAAGGGGGTGATCCATTACGCATTGGCGGAAGAAGGCGAGCTGTTCTCCTACCATGAGAAACGGTTATCCGACTTGGGACTTGATTCTTTTGCCGGCCGGGTGGAATTTTTTCAGGCGGACGCGATCAACCTGAACCCACAGTTTACTAATTATGACCTGATTCTCGCGGCTAATTTGATCGATCGGCTCTATGATCCCGGAAAATTATTGGCCACCATTCATGAACGGCTCAACCCGGGCGGGCTGCTGGTGCTCACCTCTCCCTATACCTGGCTTGAGGAATTTACCCGGCGGGACAACTGGATCGGCGGTTTCAAAAAGAACGGCGAGCCTTATACGACCCTTCAAGGGTTGCGTGGCTTGCTGCAACCTCATTTCAAAATGCTCGGGACACCAAAGGATATTGAATTTGTCATTCGGGAGACCGCTCGAAAATTTCAACACACGATCAGTCAGGCAACGTTGTGGGAGCGGGTGCTGTAA
- a CDS encoding MMPL family transporter has translation MPGITPSKDSSDKFQQHLKEAELYLQQGLLDEARRIFSSLHQKLKEELDAAEAGQKLRPSGREKLVNSVRSLEVRLREIDQKKAAFLDSAGGPVKKIEADLTAENILQRGILLQGLGFYDEAIDEFRHAAAQQAEMVGECYEHIGLALLGKGELENGVHMLRQAIDLEADQSDSQIRIYEKIADAYESMGNKQKAIGVYRELISLDAHYARALQKIDQLSAELRRSPLELATICRYPKWFLIASILVALFFMAFIPSVKTVDNIDYFVLEQHPDTLFYNHIKSVFGNDEFFIVAFENDAVFSTQCLTAIKNITEKIESLEEVEEVISLANVEDIVGGADYFETGKFFEEIPEDASELAVLGNRATGNPLYVKNLISTDGRSAAIIVRPHDRPQDEGLRKRLVEKTEAILKPYETEIGRFYLSGGTITNLRLSQYLKKDMAIFMPATYLLITLAIWMFYRKVVLTLLAVLNISVCVGATFGLMGLTGVTENNITSIVIPLVMSLALCDTVHIFSHLDITLLDRFQNEKEALAHILNRVGLPCFLTTLTTAVGFFSLAVSEIQPIKEFAWIASAGMVFEFMFSFFFLPPLLLLFHPRRIYSAHEEGTRMTAFLKMLHAILVKYNRWVLLFSAVIVIGAIVMIPRVRVETNLIEFFKEKSPVRVALDFIEKRLAGIETMDISFKADDPDAFKYPANLLVIEKVQRYVDGLKGVDKSLSFVDFMKDMNQSFHSENPDFYRIPESLELVSQYLLLYDSEDISDYVNSSYDHARLTLRLSVHSSSAQKQLMKKISDFINETDKHGIDIRITGSTVNFIHIIEALVSSQVSSLGLATLVISVIMLIVFRSVSLAALSLVPNLFPILLNFGIMGATGIALDTGTAIIAAVALGIAVDDTIHFLSEYQRKRAQGIALPAALEDTIMQKGHAIIASSLILSLGFGVLVLSSFAPIVNFGMLCAIIMVTAMIGDIIVLPAIILLKKNRGQANNTLILLSKTKSQKKR, from the coding sequence ATGCCCGGAATAACGCCATCGAAAGACTCTTCCGATAAATTTCAACAGCATCTCAAAGAGGCGGAGTTATATCTGCAACAAGGCCTTTTGGATGAGGCAAGGCGAATTTTTTCCTCGCTGCATCAAAAACTAAAAGAAGAACTTGACGCAGCGGAGGCCGGTCAAAAACTGCGCCCCTCCGGCCGTGAAAAGCTCGTCAACTCCGTGCGCTCGCTTGAGGTCAGATTAAGGGAAATCGATCAAAAAAAAGCGGCTTTTCTGGATTCAGCTGGTGGCCCCGTAAAAAAGATAGAGGCGGATCTTACTGCGGAAAATATTCTTCAGAGAGGTATTTTGCTGCAAGGGCTCGGCTTTTATGACGAGGCCATCGATGAATTCCGGCATGCGGCGGCCCAGCAGGCGGAAATGGTGGGTGAATGTTATGAGCACATCGGTCTGGCCCTTTTGGGAAAGGGTGAACTTGAAAACGGGGTTCATATGCTGCGCCAGGCCATTGACCTCGAGGCGGATCAATCCGACAGCCAGATCCGTATTTATGAAAAAATCGCAGACGCATATGAGTCCATGGGGAACAAACAAAAAGCGATCGGCGTTTATCGTGAGCTTATCTCACTGGATGCGCATTATGCCCGGGCACTTCAAAAAATAGATCAACTGTCAGCGGAACTGAGGCGTTCTCCCCTGGAACTGGCCACCATCTGCCGGTATCCGAAATGGTTTCTCATCGCGAGCATTCTGGTGGCACTCTTTTTTATGGCGTTCATCCCTTCCGTTAAAACCGTTGACAATATCGATTATTTTGTTCTCGAACAGCATCCGGATACTCTGTTTTATAATCATATTAAATCCGTTTTCGGAAACGATGAGTTCTTTATCGTGGCCTTTGAGAATGATGCGGTGTTTTCAACCCAATGCCTGACCGCCATAAAAAACATTACTGAAAAAATCGAATCACTGGAGGAGGTCGAGGAGGTTATCAGCCTGGCCAATGTCGAGGATATTGTAGGAGGCGCCGACTATTTTGAGACTGGAAAATTTTTTGAAGAAATCCCGGAGGATGCATCCGAACTGGCCGTCCTTGGAAACCGTGCGACCGGAAATCCCTTGTATGTGAAAAACCTTATTTCCACTGACGGCAGGTCCGCGGCGATTATTGTCAGGCCGCATGACCGGCCGCAGGACGAAGGGTTGCGCAAACGGTTGGTGGAGAAAACAGAGGCAATCCTGAAACCCTATGAAACGGAAATCGGTCGGTTTTATTTGAGCGGCGGGACCATCACCAATTTACGGCTCAGCCAATACCTCAAGAAGGATATGGCGATTTTCATGCCGGCCACCTACCTACTGATCACTCTTGCCATATGGATGTTCTACAGGAAGGTGGTATTAACCCTGCTTGCAGTTTTAAACATATCGGTCTGTGTCGGCGCGACGTTCGGGTTGATGGGGCTTACGGGTGTTACCGAAAATAATATCACCAGCATCGTGATCCCGTTGGTGATGTCCCTTGCATTATGCGACACGGTTCATATTTTTTCCCATCTGGACATAACGCTGCTGGATCGGTTTCAGAACGAGAAGGAGGCGCTTGCCCATATTCTGAACCGGGTCGGACTTCCCTGTTTTCTGACCACCCTTACAACCGCCGTGGGTTTTTTTTCATTGGCAGTGAGTGAAATTCAACCAATCAAGGAGTTCGCCTGGATCGCGTCGGCCGGCATGGTTTTCGAGTTTATGTTTTCCTTCTTTTTTCTGCCACCGCTTCTGTTGTTGTTTCACCCGCGACGTATTTATTCCGCCCATGAAGAGGGAACCCGCATGACGGCATTCCTCAAAATGTTGCATGCGATTTTAGTGAAATACAATCGATGGGTGCTGCTTTTCAGCGCGGTGATTGTGATAGGTGCAATCGTCATGATTCCCCGGGTGCGGGTGGAGACGAATCTCATCGAATTTTTTAAGGAAAAAAGCCCTGTTCGCGTTGCGCTCGACTTTATCGAAAAGCGTCTGGCCGGCATCGAGACGATGGATATCTCTTTTAAAGCGGACGACCCCGATGCGTTTAAGTATCCGGCGAATCTGCTCGTGATTGAAAAGGTGCAGCGGTATGTTGACGGGTTGAAGGGGGTTGACAAGTCCTTGAGCTTTGTGGACTTCATGAAGGACATGAATCAGTCCTTTCACAGCGAAAATCCGGATTTTTATCGCATACCGGAATCCCTGGAACTGGTTTCACAGTATCTGCTGCTCTATGATTCTGAGGATATCAGCGATTATGTCAATTCGAGTTATGACCATGCGCGGTTGACTCTTCGCTTATCAGTTCATAGCTCCAGCGCGCAGAAGCAGCTGATGAAAAAGATTTCTGATTTTATCAACGAAACGGATAAACACGGCATCGATATTCGCATTACCGGCTCAACGGTCAACTTTATTCATATCATCGAAGCGTTAGTAAGCAGCCAGGTGAGCAGTTTAGGTCTTGCCACCCTGGTTATCAGCGTCATCATGCTGATTGTTTTTCGATCGGTGTCTCTGGCGGCCTTGAGCCTGGTGCCGAATTTATTTCCGATTCTATTGAACTTCGGCATTATGGGGGCCACCGGCATCGCCCTGGATACCGGAACCGCCATTATCGCCGCTGTGGCGCTTGGCATCGCGGTTGACGACACAATCCACTTCTTATCGGAATATCAACGCAAACGGGCGCAAGGGATAGCGCTTCCGGCGGCATTGGAAGATACGATCATGCAAAAAGGCCACGCGATTATCGCCTCTTCGCTGATTCTCAGCCTCGGGTTCGGTGTGCTTGTCCTCAGCAGTTTCGCTCCGATTGTCAACTTCGGAATGCTTTGCGCGATTATCATGGTGACGGCGATGATAGGAGATATCATCGTGTTGCCGGCGATCATTTTATTGAAAAAAAATAGGGGACAGGCAAATAATACTCTCATCCTTCTTAGCAAGACCAAGAGCCAGAAAAAACGGTAA